A part of Corynebacterium mustelae genomic DNA contains:
- a CDS encoding NAD-dependent succinate-semialdehyde dehydrogenase, with protein MTSLPCAVPLGVRLGFAEVTTATTFDVIDPATEKVLAAVSDATSTEWNAALDKAVPAGEIWAKATPRDRSEVLRRIFDRIHERASDFAEVMTLEMGKPVAEAKGEVAYGAEYFRWFAEEAVRIPGRAGTAPAGIGSMIITRTPVGPVLAITPWNFPLAMATRKIAPALAAGCPVIVKPAQETPLTMLLLGEVITEVLQEADAPDGLVSIIPTTKSADLSAELMADPRLRKVTFTGSTAVGRHLVRQSADNLLRTSMELGGNAPFVVAADADLDLVLTCAAQAKMRNGGEACIAANRFLVDESIAEEFTERLTEVMASFSTGHGLDDGTKLGPIITAKQRDSIHALVTDAIDNGATLTIGGEIPPGPGFFYPATVLANVPHDTKILHEEIFGPVATIATFSTLDEGIALANNTPFGLAAYGFSENVHTATRLANELQAGMVGINRAAISDPAAPFGGIKQSGFGREGGTEGIEEYLDVKYIALP; from the coding sequence ATGACTTCACTACCCTGTGCCGTACCACTCGGCGTTCGCCTCGGATTCGCCGAGGTGACCACCGCCACTACCTTCGACGTCATCGACCCGGCCACCGAAAAAGTCCTGGCTGCCGTTAGCGACGCCACGTCCACTGAATGGAATGCGGCGTTAGACAAGGCCGTCCCAGCGGGTGAGATATGGGCCAAAGCAACACCCCGCGACCGCTCTGAGGTACTCCGACGGATTTTCGACCGCATCCATGAACGTGCCTCAGATTTCGCCGAGGTTATGACCTTAGAGATGGGCAAACCTGTGGCCGAAGCCAAAGGCGAAGTCGCCTACGGGGCCGAATACTTCCGGTGGTTCGCCGAGGAAGCTGTGCGCATTCCCGGCCGCGCCGGAACCGCCCCCGCCGGAATCGGCTCCATGATTATCACCCGTACCCCTGTTGGTCCAGTTCTAGCCATTACCCCGTGGAATTTTCCACTGGCAATGGCGACCCGCAAAATCGCACCCGCCCTGGCCGCAGGATGCCCGGTCATAGTCAAACCCGCCCAGGAAACCCCCCTGACCATGCTTCTGCTTGGCGAAGTCATTACTGAAGTTTTGCAGGAAGCTGATGCACCCGATGGGCTTGTCTCCATCATCCCTACCACGAAATCCGCTGATCTTTCTGCGGAATTAATGGCTGATCCACGGCTACGCAAAGTCACATTCACCGGTTCCACCGCCGTGGGTCGACACCTGGTACGGCAATCCGCCGACAACTTATTACGTACCTCCATGGAACTCGGCGGCAATGCGCCATTCGTGGTCGCCGCCGACGCCGACCTTGACCTGGTTCTCACCTGCGCAGCCCAAGCAAAAATGCGCAATGGTGGCGAAGCCTGCATCGCTGCCAATCGGTTCTTGGTGGACGAGTCCATCGCGGAGGAATTTACCGAACGGCTTACCGAGGTCATGGCGTCGTTTAGCACCGGCCACGGGCTTGACGACGGCACCAAGCTCGGCCCCATCATCACCGCGAAACAGCGCGACAGCATCCACGCTCTGGTCACCGACGCCATCGACAACGGCGCCACCTTAACCATCGGCGGTGAAATTCCCCCTGGACCTGGCTTCTTCTACCCGGCAACAGTTTTGGCCAATGTCCCACATGACACCAAGATTCTGCACGAAGAAATCTTCGGACCTGTTGCCACGATCGCCACATTCAGCACCCTGGACGAGGGCATTGCCCTAGCCAATAACACCCCATTTGGTCTCGCAGCTTACGGGTTTAGCGAAAACGTGCATACCGCTACCCGACTAGCCAACGAGCTCCAAGCAGGAATGGTAGGCATCAACCGCGCCGCTATTTCTGACCCAGCTGCCCCGTTTGGTGGGATCAAACAATCTGGATTCGGCCGCGAAGGTGGCACCGAAGGGATTGAGGAATACCTCGACGTGAAATACATCGCGCTCCCATAG
- the gabT gene encoding 4-aminobutyrate--2-oxoglutarate transaminase: MIEMDFRIPQQREVTTDGFGAKSAELDSRRQHALPRALSPGLPGYVADADGGILADVDGNRFIDFASGIAVTSVGAANPAVIAAITEAAQHFTHTCFMVSPYESYVALAEKLNELTPGDHHKKTVLLNSGAEAVENAVKIARAYNGKKAVVVFDNGYHGRTNLTMAMTAKNKPYKTGFGPLASDVYRAPMSYPLRDGLDGAAAARRSIKMIEQQVGAENLACVVIEPVQGEGGFIAPAPGFLPAIAEWCRDNDVVFVADEIQAGFCRTGDWFACDNEQVVPDLITMAKGIAGGMPISAVTGRAEIMDAPVPGGLGGTYGGNPVACAAALAAIEQMETYNLNARAKAIEGVITEVLGPLTDLDTVAELRGRGAMIALELVDAAGDPNPDLTAAVAARCKKEGVLILTCGMDGNVIRLLPSLVIPEAVLRDGLEVLATAIKELS; this comes from the coding sequence ATGATAGAAATGGACTTCCGTATCCCACAACAACGCGAAGTAACTACCGACGGGTTTGGGGCAAAAAGCGCCGAGCTAGATTCCCGGCGGCAGCATGCTCTCCCCCGAGCATTAAGCCCTGGCCTACCTGGATACGTCGCTGACGCTGACGGCGGTATCCTCGCCGATGTAGACGGCAACCGCTTTATCGACTTCGCCTCCGGCATCGCCGTGACTTCCGTGGGTGCCGCAAACCCGGCGGTCATCGCCGCAATCACCGAAGCCGCACAGCACTTCACCCACACCTGTTTCATGGTCTCCCCCTACGAAAGCTACGTGGCGCTGGCGGAAAAACTCAACGAACTCACCCCCGGTGACCACCACAAGAAAACCGTACTGCTCAATTCCGGCGCAGAGGCAGTAGAAAACGCGGTGAAGATCGCGCGGGCCTACAACGGCAAGAAAGCTGTCGTGGTTTTCGACAACGGCTACCACGGCCGAACGAACCTCACCATGGCAATGACCGCGAAAAACAAGCCATACAAGACCGGTTTCGGGCCGCTCGCCAGCGACGTCTACCGCGCGCCGATGTCCTACCCGCTGCGCGACGGCCTCGACGGGGCCGCGGCAGCACGCAGGTCCATCAAAATGATCGAACAGCAGGTTGGGGCAGAAAACCTCGCCTGCGTTGTCATCGAACCAGTCCAAGGTGAAGGCGGCTTCATCGCACCCGCGCCGGGCTTCCTGCCAGCGATCGCTGAGTGGTGCCGGGACAACGACGTAGTATTCGTCGCTGACGAAATCCAAGCGGGATTCTGCCGCACCGGCGACTGGTTCGCCTGTGACAACGAGCAAGTGGTGCCCGACCTCATTACCATGGCAAAAGGCATCGCTGGCGGTATGCCAATCTCGGCGGTAACTGGTCGAGCTGAGATCATGGATGCCCCAGTACCCGGCGGTTTAGGCGGCACCTACGGCGGTAACCCAGTCGCCTGCGCCGCAGCGCTTGCCGCAATCGAGCAGATGGAAACCTATAACCTCAACGCTCGCGCGAAGGCCATCGAAGGGGTCATCACCGAGGTACTCGGCCCGCTCACCGATCTTGACACTGTGGCCGAACTGCGCGGCCGGGGCGCAATGATCGCCCTTGAGCTTGTCGACGCCGCAGGGGATCCGAACCCTGACCTTACCGCCGCCGTCGCCGCCCGTTGTAAGAAAGAGGGAGTCCTCATTCTCACCTGTGGCATGGACGGTAACGTTATCCGACTGCTGCCCTCCCTTGTCATTCCGGAAGCTGTACTTCGGGATGGTCTTGAGGTACTCGCCACCGCCATTAAGGAGCTGTCTTAA
- a CDS encoding universal stress protein, translating to MKCVVGYEATPQGIDAINLGIDIARAMNIDLEIVLVLRRHDIFSHEYPPTGTVDDVLLNQAFRWLHGALDQIPEDIKARAHVYSGTSTAEGLSRAAKDMAAEMIVVGGASSSPFKRHRLGTIAQDLLFGATVPIALSPRGYLSTPINRINCAVGTRPGAGSLVETGIVLSKRAQLPLRLVALMSEEEGVDAQQRAIDNAHAVVARVIKDEPAPEFDIEVSASNLSSVAWNPGDLMFVGSSRVAEKQTVFAGSVAMRLLKTLSIPLVVVPREYHMRQVVT from the coding sequence GTGAAATGCGTCGTAGGCTACGAAGCCACACCCCAAGGAATAGATGCAATCAACCTAGGCATTGATATTGCCCGAGCGATGAACATCGACCTCGAAATTGTATTGGTTCTGCGCCGACATGATATTTTCAGTCACGAATATCCGCCAACTGGCACCGTCGACGATGTATTGCTCAACCAGGCGTTTCGCTGGTTGCACGGGGCATTGGATCAAATTCCTGAAGACATCAAAGCGCGTGCGCATGTCTATTCCGGAACCTCCACCGCAGAAGGTCTCAGCCGCGCAGCAAAGGATATGGCTGCGGAAATGATTGTGGTTGGTGGGGCGTCGTCAAGCCCATTTAAGCGCCACCGACTAGGAACCATCGCCCAAGACCTGCTTTTCGGCGCCACAGTACCTATAGCGTTATCACCACGCGGGTACCTCAGCACCCCTATCAATCGGATTAACTGTGCTGTTGGTACCCGACCTGGGGCCGGAAGCCTGGTGGAAACCGGAATTGTGCTGTCGAAACGCGCACAACTACCGCTGCGGCTAGTCGCATTGATGTCTGAAGAAGAAGGTGTTGATGCCCAGCAACGAGCAATCGACAATGCACACGCAGTGGTCGCACGGGTAATAAAAGACGAACCCGCACCAGAATTTGATATCGAAGTTTCCGCCAGCAATCTCTCCAGCGTTGCCTGGAACCCCGGTGATCTCATGTTTGTCGGTAGCTCCCGGGTGGCAGAAAAACAAACAGTTTTCGCAGGTTCGGTAGCTATGCGGTTGTTAAAGACATTGAGCATCCCATTAGTTGTAGTACCCCGCGAATACCATATGAGGCAGGTGGTCACATGA
- a CDS encoding DUF3558 family protein has protein sequence MALKGGFEEMVEKMSMCARTLPDQITARSARCTVSAVVVCCVFLLSGCGLSTPLAQYLAVKNQPQSQQLPASSQVAEPKTLGEVLEAGTGTFDPTDPNLTVFDPCGEVTKEQYEQFGLTIWDVSHTARKDFAVCAVNPIDVSKSDFGFTISTDVVTYEHIESLDLIVDRPLVALPEHWYQHRLSDKDDELDCTIAVSTNRGRISLTASGSNLVHGITPEMSCQEAVDMLQKIFALKG, from the coding sequence GTGGCGTTGAAAGGCGGTTTTGAGGAAATGGTCGAGAAAATGTCAATGTGTGCCAGGACTCTGCCTGATCAGATAACGGCTCGTTCAGCACGCTGTACCGTGTCTGCGGTTGTGGTGTGTTGTGTCTTTCTGCTTTCTGGCTGCGGGTTATCTACGCCTTTGGCTCAGTACTTGGCTGTTAAAAACCAGCCGCAATCCCAACAACTACCAGCGTCATCGCAGGTGGCTGAACCGAAAACGCTTGGTGAGGTGTTGGAAGCTGGTACTGGAACGTTTGACCCGACCGATCCTAATTTAACGGTTTTTGATCCCTGCGGGGAAGTAACCAAAGAACAATATGAGCAATTCGGACTAACTATTTGGGATGTTTCCCACACGGCGCGCAAAGATTTTGCAGTCTGCGCGGTAAATCCGATAGACGTGTCCAAAAGTGATTTTGGTTTTACGATTTCAACTGATGTCGTTACTTATGAGCATATTGAGTCATTGGATCTAATTGTCGATCGACCGTTAGTAGCACTCCCGGAGCATTGGTATCAGCATAGGCTTTCCGACAAAGATGATGAGTTGGATTGCACTATAGCTGTGTCGACGAACCGAGGACGGATAAGTCTCACGGCATCAGGATCAAACTTGGTCCACGGGATAACACCCGAAATGTCCTGTCAGGAAGCAGTAGATATGTTGCAAAAAATCTTTGCTCTGAAAGGATAA
- a CDS encoding gamma-aminobutyraldehyde dehydrogenase, with product MYKNFIDNEFVVSDSADSIDLVSPVTEEVIATSPVSNQKDIDAAVAAAKRAFPAWRDLTPGQRQKYLLELAEKIEEHAEELADAQVKETGQIKHLVVSEECIPSADQMRFFAGCARVLNGMATGEYLEGFTSSIRREPIGVVAQVTPWNYPLMMAIWKIGPALAAGNTTVLKPSDTTPSSTLKLAELIAEVLPPGVVNIVLGDASTGAALVAHPDVVMVSITGSVPAGRAVGRSAGENLKRSHLELGGKAPVIVCADAELDKAAEGIAIAGLFNAGQDCTAATRVLVDASVADEFTEKLVAEMKKLKPGKPDDEDAFYGALNNRKHFDKVCQVLADLPEHAQIVTGGNRIGDVGFYLEPTVITGLKQTDKAIQEETFGPIITVQTFDTVDQALEMGNDVSYGLSASIWSTDHATTLRASRELDFGCVWINSHIPLIAEMPHGGFKDSGYGKDMSLYSVEEYTRIKHVMAAH from the coding sequence ATGTATAAGAATTTTATTGATAATGAATTCGTTGTTTCTGATTCGGCTGACAGCATTGACCTGGTAAGTCCGGTCACCGAGGAAGTCATCGCCACCAGCCCTGTATCTAATCAAAAAGACATTGATGCCGCAGTGGCCGCCGCGAAGCGGGCGTTCCCAGCGTGGCGCGACCTTACCCCCGGCCAGCGGCAAAAGTATCTGCTTGAACTGGCGGAGAAGATCGAAGAACATGCCGAAGAATTGGCTGATGCACAGGTGAAAGAAACCGGTCAAATTAAACATCTCGTCGTGTCAGAGGAGTGCATTCCAAGTGCGGACCAGATGCGATTTTTCGCAGGTTGTGCCCGGGTGCTTAATGGCATGGCCACCGGTGAGTACCTGGAAGGGTTTACCTCAAGCATTAGGCGGGAACCTATCGGTGTAGTCGCCCAGGTCACGCCATGGAATTACCCGCTCATGATGGCTATTTGGAAGATCGGCCCGGCACTCGCCGCTGGCAACACTACGGTACTCAAGCCATCAGATACAACGCCGTCATCGACGCTGAAACTTGCAGAACTTATCGCTGAGGTTTTGCCGCCAGGGGTGGTCAATATCGTTTTGGGTGATGCTAGCACCGGCGCAGCATTGGTCGCACACCCAGATGTCGTGATGGTGTCCATTACTGGTTCTGTTCCGGCGGGTCGGGCCGTGGGGCGTTCAGCGGGCGAAAACTTAAAGCGTTCCCATTTGGAGCTGGGCGGGAAAGCGCCGGTTATCGTGTGCGCGGACGCGGAGCTGGACAAGGCGGCGGAGGGGATCGCCATTGCGGGGTTGTTCAACGCGGGCCAGGACTGCACCGCAGCGACGCGGGTTCTGGTTGACGCTAGTGTTGCCGACGAATTCACCGAGAAGTTGGTGGCGGAAATGAAGAAACTCAAGCCGGGGAAGCCGGACGATGAGGATGCGTTCTATGGGGCGCTCAATAACCGCAAGCACTTCGACAAAGTATGTCAGGTTCTAGCTGACCTGCCAGAACACGCTCAAATTGTTACTGGTGGCAATCGGATCGGTGACGTTGGATTCTACCTAGAGCCAACCGTGATCACTGGGTTGAAGCAGACCGACAAGGCAATTCAGGAAGAAACTTTCGGCCCCATCATTACTGTGCAAACCTTCGACACTGTTGACCAGGCATTGGAAATGGGCAACGACGTCAGCTACGGCCTATCTGCTTCCATCTGGTCCACCGACCACGCCACCACGTTGCGGGCTAGCCGCGAATTGGATTTCGGCTGTGTATGGATCAATTCCCACATTCCGCTCATCGCGGAAATGCCGCACGGCGGATTCAAGGATTCCGGATACGGCAAGGACATGTCGCTGTATTCCGTCGAAGAGTACACCCGCATCAAGCACGTCATGGCCGCGCACTAA
- a CDS encoding APC family permease, which yields MSDKMHGKGLSAGRVGLISAAVIGMSCIAPAYTLSGGLGPTASVVGEYIPAIFLVSFIPMLLVAMGYKELNQSMPDSGTTFTWATRAFGPIVGWLGGWGLLAATILVLSNLAGIAVDFFYLLLSQITGNPEVAELTRNVPINIATCFVMISIATAISYRGLDTTKFVQYALVGFQIAVLVFFSVVAIWKTANGQAFDATPYSWEWLNPFGVESFSAFAAGVSLSVFIYWGWDVVLTMTEETKGSHATPGKAATLTIFMIVTLYQLIAFSMIGFAGTGDGEYGLGNPDIQENIFAALSGPVLGPLAIIMSIAVLGSSAASLQSTVIGPARTMLAMGYYGALPKRFASITPRFQSPGFATIVSAAVSFVFYAIMRVLSEAVLWDTITALGMMVCFYYGITAFACVWYFRHDAFDSISHAFNRFFAPLIGGTLLLVFFFQTSYDAMDPSYGSGSSLFGVGLVFILGTTVLVLGVVALAITWWRNPAFFRGETLTKGKPGDPLISVDSVFNLD from the coding sequence ATGAGTGACAAAATGCATGGCAAAGGCCTAAGTGCTGGCCGGGTGGGCCTTATCAGTGCCGCCGTCATCGGCATGAGTTGTATTGCGCCCGCTTACACGTTATCCGGTGGACTAGGCCCAACTGCAAGCGTTGTCGGGGAATACATTCCCGCCATCTTCCTGGTGAGTTTCATCCCGATGCTTCTGGTAGCCATGGGCTATAAGGAACTAAATCAATCCATGCCGGATTCCGGTACCACTTTCACCTGGGCTACCCGTGCTTTCGGCCCAATCGTTGGATGGTTGGGCGGTTGGGGACTTTTGGCCGCGACCATCCTAGTACTGAGTAATCTAGCTGGCATCGCAGTGGATTTCTTTTATCTACTGTTATCTCAAATAACAGGCAATCCGGAAGTCGCGGAACTCACTCGTAACGTTCCCATCAACATCGCAACATGTTTTGTGATGATTTCCATCGCCACAGCTATTTCTTACCGGGGTTTGGATACAACCAAATTCGTACAATACGCATTGGTGGGGTTCCAGATCGCAGTATTAGTTTTCTTCAGCGTCGTCGCTATTTGGAAAACCGCTAATGGCCAAGCCTTTGATGCAACCCCATACAGTTGGGAATGGCTCAACCCATTTGGTGTGGAAAGCTTCTCCGCATTCGCCGCTGGCGTCTCACTGTCGGTATTCATCTACTGGGGTTGGGATGTTGTTCTCACCATGACAGAAGAAACGAAAGGTTCCCATGCCACCCCTGGCAAAGCGGCAACCTTAACCATCTTCATGATCGTGACCCTATATCAGCTCATCGCATTCTCAATGATCGGCTTTGCCGGTACCGGTGACGGCGAATACGGCCTGGGCAACCCCGACATTCAAGAAAATATTTTCGCCGCATTATCCGGCCCGGTCTTAGGGCCACTAGCGATCATCATGTCAATCGCGGTGCTAGGCTCCTCAGCAGCATCACTGCAATCAACCGTCATTGGCCCAGCCCGAACGATGCTAGCCATGGGCTATTACGGCGCGTTGCCGAAGCGATTTGCTTCCATTACCCCGCGGTTCCAGTCGCCTGGATTCGCCACGATAGTATCTGCCGCAGTGTCATTTGTGTTCTACGCAATCATGCGAGTGCTCAGTGAAGCCGTTCTATGGGATACCATTACCGCACTAGGCATGATGGTGTGCTTCTACTACGGAATCACAGCTTTCGCCTGCGTATGGTACTTCCGGCATGATGCCTTTGACTCCATCAGCCACGCATTTAACCGCTTCTTCGCGCCACTGATCGGCGGGACGCTTTTGCTAGTGTTCTTCTTCCAAACCTCCTACGATGCCATGGACCCATCCTACGGTTCCGGTAGCTCGCTATTCGGAGTGGGATTGGTGTTTATCCTTGGTACCACAGTTCTAGTGTTAGGCGTTGTGGCACTAGCAATCACGTGGTGGCGCAACCCGGCCTTCTTCAGAGGCGAGACGCTTACCAAAGGCAAACCTGGCGATCCGCTCATCAGCGTCGACTCCGTTTTTAACCTGGATTAA
- a CDS encoding flavin monoamine oxidase family protein, translated as MGVIEKDVVVIGAGPAGLMAALRLKEQGYSVQVVEARDRVGGRTRSDVMNGAWYEIGGQWVSPDQTVLIELLDELDLETYQRYREGESLYMAPDGTVSRYTGEMFPCSESTQAEMARLISMMDELVAEMDPARPWDHPRARELDTVSFKHWLETLCDDEEARNNIGLFIAGGMLTKPAHAFSALQALHMAASAGSFSNLVDEDFILDARVVGGMQMVSLKLAEKIGEDNITLAAPVRTIEYSDSGVTVYADHGVEVRARFAVLAVPPTLYHRISYVPEMPRLQHVMHQHQSMGLVIKVHATYDRPFWRDKGLSGTCFAAGNLVQEIYDNTNYGDERGTLVGFVSDENADAMFEISAEERKKKILTAMAEFLGPETLEPVAYYESDWGAEEWTRGAYAASYDLGGLSRWGKYNTDPVGPIHFACSDIAGEGYQHVDGAIRMGQKVAKDIAKLLGESR; from the coding sequence ATGGGCGTTATTGAAAAAGATGTCGTCGTTATTGGTGCTGGACCAGCGGGATTAATGGCGGCGCTGCGGCTGAAAGAACAAGGATACAGCGTACAGGTTGTTGAGGCGCGCGACCGAGTTGGCGGCCGCACCCGCTCCGACGTGATGAACGGTGCTTGGTACGAAATCGGCGGACAGTGGGTTTCACCAGATCAGACCGTATTGATCGAATTGCTTGACGAGCTGGACTTGGAAACCTACCAGCGCTACCGGGAAGGCGAAAGCCTCTACATGGCGCCAGATGGCACAGTTTCTCGCTACACCGGTGAGATGTTCCCATGCAGCGAATCAACCCAGGCGGAGATGGCGCGGCTCATTTCCATGATGGATGAATTGGTCGCCGAGATGGACCCCGCACGACCATGGGATCATCCACGAGCCCGTGAACTGGACACTGTTAGCTTTAAGCACTGGTTAGAGACGCTTTGCGACGACGAAGAGGCCCGTAACAACATCGGCTTGTTTATCGCTGGCGGTATGTTGACCAAACCCGCCCACGCTTTTTCCGCGCTGCAAGCCCTGCACATGGCTGCGTCTGCAGGAAGCTTCTCCAATCTGGTAGATGAAGACTTCATTCTTGACGCCCGCGTGGTCGGCGGCATGCAAATGGTGTCGTTAAAGCTGGCGGAGAAAATCGGTGAGGACAACATCACCTTGGCTGCACCGGTGCGCACCATCGAATATTCCGATTCTGGTGTGACCGTTTACGCCGATCATGGTGTGGAAGTACGGGCACGATTTGCCGTCCTGGCAGTTCCACCGACCCTGTATCACCGGATTTCCTATGTGCCGGAAATGCCACGGCTGCAGCACGTGATGCACCAGCACCAGTCGATGGGCTTGGTTATCAAAGTACACGCCACCTACGACCGGCCATTCTGGCGGGACAAGGGGCTATCGGGTACCTGCTTCGCCGCCGGAAACCTGGTGCAGGAGATTTATGACAACACCAATTACGGCGATGAGCGCGGCACACTGGTGGGCTTCGTCTCGGACGAGAACGCCGACGCCATGTTTGAGATTTCTGCGGAGGAACGCAAGAAGAAGATTCTGACAGCAATGGCGGAATTCCTCGGCCCAGAAACTTTAGAGCCGGTTGCCTACTACGAATCGGATTGGGGAGCGGAGGAATGGACTCGGGGCGCCTACGCTGCCTCCTATGACCTTGGTGGATTAAGCCGGTGGGGTAAGTACAACACCGACCCGGTGGGCCCAATCCACTTCGCTTGTTCCGATATTGCGGGCGAAGGCTATCAGCATGTTGATGGTGCCATCCGAATGGGGCAGAAAGTGGCTAAAGATATTGCGAAGTTGTTGGGGGAGTCGCGGTGA
- a CDS encoding PucR family transcriptional regulator, whose amino-acid sequence MVVQSAVTESETISLEWLMNQKKLKLKKLTRTDVRFTVVQPTELENPSEFLSPGALVLLVGLAFESAPAKFADYVRNLSQAGVAAIGFGTGLSFDTVPPALVDAAREANLALFEVPRDVPFVSILTTVRKEFARRESQQQAVQLKLQSKLHAAAISGGIPSLLRTLANEISAAVALCNIDGTVVESVSFSGMDATEITAKQPPHDLALSRAFSTAGKYHLIQKLSTQGASRYVLVTTAPQPYSKLANRIVSYAASLADILLHLPVDVRQGRNELNTLALEMLLAEKHETTHGKSALARIFSPLSDGNDDVRPVVIHSDSATTTARAIASCDAHLALRGYSQCTMPLAGGFQLFLLTAALPQAEIVEMFAEHKPKLKIAIGAVLSWRSVTTATVDALCSTALALPPGGTATADSTSLSWLHEPSVQQALRNRAAETIGRLADYDKKTNSDLVATLSAYLRSGNHVADASHLLGIHRHTMRTRLQKIETVCELSLNNPVTCAELLLVVITQAV is encoded by the coding sequence ATGGTGGTGCAATCTGCGGTGACAGAAAGTGAAACCATCAGCCTGGAGTGGTTGATGAATCAGAAGAAACTTAAGCTGAAAAAGCTCACCCGCACCGACGTCCGCTTCACCGTGGTGCAGCCAACGGAATTGGAGAATCCTAGTGAGTTTTTAAGCCCCGGCGCTCTTGTGCTGTTGGTCGGCTTGGCTTTTGAGTCGGCGCCTGCGAAGTTCGCCGACTATGTGCGCAATCTTTCCCAAGCCGGGGTTGCCGCTATCGGTTTTGGTACGGGACTAAGTTTCGATACCGTTCCGCCCGCGCTTGTCGACGCCGCCCGGGAGGCAAACCTCGCACTGTTCGAGGTGCCGCGTGACGTGCCGTTCGTGTCGATTCTTACCACTGTGCGCAAAGAATTCGCCCGGCGGGAAAGTCAACAGCAGGCAGTTCAGTTGAAACTGCAAAGTAAGCTGCATGCCGCCGCAATCTCTGGTGGTATACCGTCCTTATTGCGCACCCTGGCTAATGAGATTTCTGCTGCTGTGGCGCTATGCAATATTGATGGCACCGTGGTGGAATCGGTCTCGTTTTCTGGCATGGACGCGACAGAGATCACAGCGAAGCAACCGCCGCACGATCTGGCGTTAAGCCGGGCGTTTTCCACCGCTGGAAAGTACCATCTCATTCAAAAGCTCTCCACCCAAGGGGCGTCCCGCTATGTGTTGGTGACCACTGCGCCGCAACCGTATTCCAAACTCGCCAACCGCATTGTTTCTTACGCTGCCAGCTTGGCGGATATTTTGTTGCACTTGCCTGTCGACGTCCGTCAGGGCCGAAATGAACTTAATACCTTGGCGTTGGAGATGCTGCTGGCCGAAAAGCACGAAACCACACATGGAAAAAGCGCGTTGGCGCGAATTTTCTCCCCCTTGAGCGACGGGAATGACGACGTTCGCCCTGTCGTCATTCATAGTGACAGCGCCACCACAACCGCTCGTGCCATCGCCTCTTGCGACGCGCATCTTGCACTGCGCGGCTACAGCCAATGCACCATGCCGCTTGCTGGCGGTTTTCAGCTATTCCTCCTTACCGCCGCCCTGCCGCAAGCAGAAATCGTCGAGATGTTTGCCGAACACAAACCCAAACTAAAAATCGCCATCGGTGCGGTATTATCCTGGCGATCAGTCACCACGGCGACGGTCGATGCATTGTGTTCCACCGCCCTTGCTCTGCCACCTGGGGGAACCGCTACTGCCGACTCCACCAGCCTTAGCTGGTTGCACGAACCCTCCGTGCAGCAGGCGCTGCGCAACCGTGCCGCCGAAACCATTGGGCGGCTTGCCGATTACGACAAGAAAACCAATTCCGATCTTGTTGCCACCTTATCGGCATACCTGCGCAGTGGGAACCACGTGGCGGATGCCTCCCACTTGCTTGGCATCCACCGCCACACCATGCGCACCCGGCTTCAGAAAATCGAAACAGTCTGCGAGCTAAGCCTGAACAACCCCGTCACCTGCGCGGAACTACTCCTGGTGGTGATAACGCAGGCGGTGTAG